CCGATTGGTACCGCGCCACCTACGGTCGGGCGGTCGCCGACGAGATCGCCATTCCGCTGGTCGAGGCCTGGTCCGGCGCGTCCGCCGACGACCTCGCGCCGTCGGTCATCGCGCCGCAGCTCGAACGCGGCATCGCGCACGTGGCCCGGCTCAAGCTCGCGTCGCGCGTGTTCGGGCGCGCCGTCGCGAACGGGTACTCGCGCGAGATGCCCGAACGGGCGCACGTCTGGCACGTCTACCCCGACGGCGGCGTGGCCGTGCTCTGCGACGCGATCGCGCGCGAGCTCCCCGACGCCGTCCACCTCGAATCGCCGGTCGAGGCGATCTACGTCGACGACGGCCGCGCCGCGGGCGTCCGGGTGGGCGGGCGCGACGTCGGCGTGCGGGCGGTGGTCAGCACCGCCCCTGTCCACGTGCTCGCCAAACTCGTGCGTGGGACCGACGCGTTCGCGCACCTGGCGCGCTTCCGCTACCGCCCGATGACCTTCGTCAACCTTCGCTTCGAAGGGCGCGGCCTGCTGCCCGACGTGGTCACGTGGACGCCGGAATCGCGCTTCCCATTCTTCCGACTGACGGAGGCGCCGACGTCGATGCCGTGGCTCGCGCCCGCGGGCATGACGATGATCACGGCGGACATCGGCTGCGAGGTCGGCGACGCGACGTGGACGGCCCCGGACGACGCGCTCGGCGACCAGTGCGTCGAAGCGCTGCTCCCCATCGTGCCCGACGCGCGCCGGCGCTACCGCGGTTGCCGCGTACTCCGCACGCCGGTCGCCTACCCGGTGTTCCTCCGCGCGTACGAGGCGGACCGCGTCGCGCACGCGCGCGACGCGGCCGTGCGCGGCCTGTACAACGTGGGCCGCAACGCGGAGTTCTCCCACATTCTCATGGAAGACATCTACTGGCGGACGCTCGCCAAGATGCACGCGCTCGCCGCGGCGCACGGCCCGCACGCCCGCCCCGACCCGAGGACGCCGACATGACCGTTGCCGAGCACGGCCCCGCCCACGACGACGCGGTCGCGCGCGAGCGGGACTACTGGACCGCGCACGACGAGTTCGACTGGATGAGCGACGCGTCGAAGGCGGACACCGTGGCGGCCCTCGGGGAGGTCCGCGGCGACGTGCTCGAACTGTGCATCGGCTCGGGACTGTTGAGTGACCGCATTGCGCCGGCGGCCCGGTCGTACACGGGGCTCGACATCTCAC
The Gemmatimonadetes bacterium T265 genome window above contains:
- a CDS encoding amine oxidase, producing the protein MPASAAHTLPIAVVGAGIGGLVAARALRRRGLPVAVFEAGRRVAGMATSFQDPDGFTYDFGAHFITNRLAAALGVGDRCRDVRHYGETVFVRGRSYGYPFGLLRAPRYVASAAAARADPRTRAAGAASAADWYRATYGRAVADEIAIPLVEAWSGASADDLAPSVIAPQLERGIAHVARLKLASRVFGRAVANGYSREMPERAHVWHVYPDGGVAVLCDAIARELPDAVHLESPVEAIYVDDGRAAGVRVGGRDVGVRAVVSTAPVHVLAKLVRGTDAFAHLARFRYRPMTFVNLRFEGRGLLPDVVTWTPESRFPFFRLTEAPTSMPWLAPAGMTMITADIGCEVGDATWTAPDDALGDQCVEALLPIVPDARRRYRGCRVLRTPVAYPVFLRAYEADRVAHARDAAVRGLYNVGRNAEFSHILMEDIYWRTLAKMHALAAAHGPHARPDPRTPT